A single Dechloromonas denitrificans DNA region contains:
- a CDS encoding response regulator transcription factor, with product MIRILIADDHAVVGGGLKQFLSDVGGFEIAGEARTGQQALDMARAQHWDLLLLDIGLPDLDGIEVLKRIKRDQPDLPVLIFSMYSEDEYAVAALDAGSAGYLPKDSAPDEVLAAIRRASGGGRYLSPELSEKLLSGSLSNGRKLPHERLSRREFDVMMMLSRGVPLTDIAEYLHLSPKTISTYRTRVLEKLELKHNTEITRYVLKHKLDHLQESI from the coding sequence ATGATCAGGATCCTCATTGCCGATGATCACGCGGTGGTCGGTGGCGGACTCAAGCAGTTTCTCTCGGACGTCGGCGGTTTCGAAATCGCCGGCGAGGCGCGAACCGGACAACAGGCCTTGGACATGGCCCGTGCCCAGCACTGGGACTTGTTGCTGCTCGACATTGGTTTGCCGGATCTCGATGGCATCGAGGTCCTCAAGCGCATCAAGCGCGACCAGCCGGATCTGCCCGTCCTGATCTTCAGCATGTATTCCGAAGACGAATACGCGGTAGCCGCTCTCGATGCGGGGTCGGCCGGCTACCTGCCGAAAGACAGCGCCCCCGACGAAGTGCTCGCGGCGATTCGCCGGGCCAGCGGCGGCGGCCGCTACCTGAGTCCGGAACTTTCGGAAAAACTCTTGAGCGGATCGCTATCCAACGGTCGAAAACTGCCGCATGAGCGGCTTTCCCGCCGCGAGTTCGACGTCATGATGATGCTCAGCCGCGGCGTACCGCTGACCGATATTGCCGAATATCTCCACCTCAGCCCCAAGACCATCAGCACCTACCGCACCCGGGTTCTCGAAAAACTCGAACTCAAACACAATACCGAGATCACCCGTTACGTGCTCAAGCACAAACTGGATCATTTGCAAGAAAGCATTTAG
- a CDS encoding PAS domain S-box protein, translated as MAIGISALMLLIRMAFLPISNELAYLAFYPGVAITVFLCGIGPGILVIVLDALIADFIFHSPYWTFKDLSSTVQSAVPFVISSLGIVFTVAFFQKRTIRRVSLLEHEAANHKGVKDELADTRIRLAGIIDSTLDAIISVNAAQRVIIFNPAAEQLFGYTKAEVLGSGLERLIPCLYQEKHAEHFAFFHAGAVSGNGSASRTELIGVHKTGNEFPMEASVSKSAVAGEVITTIVLRDITKRREVEDALVKSRRQLEIFIREAPISIAMFDRGMNYIAHSRRWPSNHASSHSDLSGRNHYEVYPDIPERWRQIHRDGLAGIPAHNDEDLWVLANGQRCWLRWSVIPWRDENDEIAGLIISTEDITSTKQIESALRLSEEDLNRAQAVGRIGSWRLDVRRNELTWSKENYRIFGLPEGTPQSYESFLACVHPDDRAMVDREWQAAVRDAATNTTPYEITHRLVVAGAVRWVKEKAELELDAAGNLLGGFGITQDITDIKQVREALLESDNRFSSFMSHSPVASWIVDADGRYQYVNPRYYTMFNVAVEDLTGKVIADVFPKDEANSVMRAIGDVIATDHPIELIESCLKSDGTPGDFLKIRFPVHLADDRLLVGGMALDITEQRQGECQIKAANEQLSTITTEQAAHLRELSGELTRAEQRERDRLYELLHDHVQPLLVAMRFELSGLSERTPPEKLLKIVGTVREQITEVIQAARNLGTQLNPPLIMERGLVPALESLRNWMHTTYDLDISLNSAPGIEPTDLSVRLLCFNAIRELLLNVVKHANSDCVDLTLTRENDDMLQVVVADHGVGFVTEEWHDGTGLSNIRRRLEMLGGCLDIESLIDVGTVATLRVPLGPIRRERRLSDLRNLGKIITLSRPPGNGKPEYSENAMGDGSR; from the coding sequence ATGGCAATCGGCATATCGGCGCTGATGCTGCTGATCCGGATGGCCTTTCTGCCGATCAGTAACGAACTGGCTTACCTGGCTTTTTATCCCGGAGTCGCCATCACTGTATTCCTCTGCGGCATCGGGCCGGGGATTCTGGTCATTGTCCTCGATGCGCTGATCGCCGACTTCATTTTTCATTCCCCGTACTGGACATTCAAGGATCTCTCAAGCACCGTCCAGAGCGCGGTTCCGTTCGTCATCTCGTCGCTCGGTATTGTGTTCACGGTCGCCTTCTTTCAGAAACGCACCATCCGGCGGGTCAGCCTGCTCGAGCACGAAGCGGCCAACCACAAGGGAGTCAAGGACGAGCTGGCCGACACCCGTATTCGGCTGGCTGGAATTATCGACTCGACGCTGGACGCGATCATTTCGGTAAATGCCGCGCAGCGGGTGATCATTTTCAACCCGGCCGCCGAACAGCTTTTTGGCTATACCAAGGCCGAGGTTCTCGGCAGCGGCCTGGAGCGGCTGATCCCGTGCCTCTATCAGGAAAAGCACGCGGAGCATTTCGCTTTCTTCCACGCTGGCGCCGTCTCCGGCAATGGCTCGGCGTCACGGACAGAACTGATCGGCGTGCACAAGACTGGCAACGAGTTTCCGATGGAAGCCTCCGTCTCGAAAAGCGCCGTGGCCGGGGAAGTGATTACGACCATAGTCCTGCGGGACATCACCAAACGGCGCGAAGTCGAGGATGCCCTGGTGAAAAGCCGGCGACAACTGGAAATTTTCATCAGGGAAGCCCCGATCAGCATTGCCATGTTCGACCGCGGGATGAACTACATCGCCCACAGTCGGCGCTGGCCAAGCAATCATGCCAGCAGTCATAGCGACCTGAGCGGGCGCAACCACTACGAGGTTTATCCGGACATACCGGAGCGCTGGCGGCAGATTCACCGCGACGGGCTGGCTGGCATACCCGCACATAACGACGAGGACCTGTGGGTTCTGGCCAACGGACAACGATGCTGGCTGCGCTGGTCGGTCATCCCGTGGCGCGACGAAAATGACGAGATTGCCGGCCTGATCATTTCCACCGAAGACATCACGTCGACCAAACAGATCGAATCGGCGCTGCGTCTCAGCGAAGAGGACCTGAACCGGGCCCAGGCCGTCGGGCGGATCGGCAGCTGGCGGCTCGACGTACGGCGCAATGAATTGACCTGGTCGAAAGAGAACTACCGGATTTTCGGTCTGCCCGAAGGCACGCCTCAGAGCTATGAGAGCTTTCTCGCCTGTGTCCATCCGGACGATCGGGCGATGGTCGACCGGGAGTGGCAGGCCGCCGTGCGCGATGCCGCCACCAACACGACGCCTTACGAAATCACCCACCGACTCGTCGTGGCGGGCGCCGTGCGCTGGGTAAAGGAAAAAGCCGAGCTGGAATTGGATGCCGCGGGCAATCTGCTCGGCGGCTTCGGCATCACCCAGGACATCACCGATATCAAACAGGTACGCGAGGCGCTGCTCGAAAGCGACAATCGTTTCAGCTCATTCATGAGCCATAGTCCGGTGGCATCGTGGATCGTCGATGCGGATGGCCGCTATCAGTACGTCAACCCGCGCTACTACACGATGTTCAATGTCGCGGTCGAGGATTTGACCGGCAAGGTGATCGCCGACGTATTTCCCAAGGATGAGGCGAACAGCGTCATGCGCGCCATCGGAGACGTCATCGCCACCGACCATCCGATCGAATTGATCGAGTCCTGCCTGAAATCCGATGGCACCCCCGGCGATTTTCTCAAGATCAGATTTCCCGTCCACCTCGCCGATGATCGTCTTCTGGTCGGCGGCATGGCCCTCGACATCACCGAACAACGGCAGGGCGAATGCCAGATCAAGGCCGCCAACGAACAGCTCTCGACGATCACAACCGAACAGGCCGCCCACCTGCGCGAACTGTCCGGCGAACTGACCCGGGCCGAACAGCGCGAACGCGATCGACTTTACGAACTATTGCACGATCACGTCCAGCCACTGCTGGTCGCCATGCGCTTCGAGCTGAGCGGGCTCAGCGAGCGGACGCCGCCGGAAAAACTATTGAAGATCGTCGGCACGGTACGGGAACAGATCACCGAGGTCATTCAGGCGGCGCGCAACCTCGGCACCCAGCTCAACCCGCCGCTGATCATGGAGCGCGGACTGGTTCCGGCACTGGAATCCCTGCGCAACTGGATGCACACGACCTATGACCTCGATATTTCCCTGAACAGCGCCCCCGGCATCGAACCGACGGATCTTTCCGTCCGCCTGTTGTGCTTCAATGCCATTCGGGAACTTCTGCTGAATGTCGTCAAACATGCCAACAGCGACTGCGTTGACCTGACGCTGACCCGGGAGAACGACGACATGTTGCAGGTGGTCGTGGCCGACCATGGTGTCGGCTTCGTCACGGAGGAGTGGCACGATGGCACGGGCCTGTCGAACATTCGGCGCCGACTGGAGATGCTGGGAGGCTGCTTGGACATCGAAAGCCTGATCGATGTCGGAACGGTGGCCACCCTGCGCGTGCCGCTCGGCCCCATTCGCCGGGAACGGCGATTGTCAGACCTGCGCAATCTCGGCAAAATAATCACACTGTCACGCCCGCCGGGCAATGGAAAGCCCGAATATTCCGAAAATGCGATGGGGGATGGCTCAAGATGA
- a CDS encoding alpha/beta fold hydrolase: MKPKILLLPGLLNDASLFTEQMVALSALGSVQVGDLTRSDSIGELAADVLAGAPDGRLVLVGLSMGGYVAFEIMRTAPQRVAALVLMDTTARPDTPEASALREELIKLAETDLEAVTERLLARLSHPDLMNQPAVRGVIQSMASGLGKEVFIRQQRAIMSRPDSRPTLAGIACPTLVICGREDQITPPEMAEEIAAGIKHAELKIIEQCGHLSTLDQPEQVSNLLLEWIKALK, translated from the coding sequence ATGAAACCGAAAATCCTGTTGCTGCCTGGTCTGCTCAACGATGCCAGCCTTTTTACCGAGCAGATGGTCGCCCTCTCCGCGCTGGGTTCGGTGCAGGTTGGCGACCTGACGCGTTCAGATAGCATCGGCGAGCTCGCCGCCGACGTCCTCGCCGGGGCGCCCGACGGTCGCCTGGTGCTGGTCGGCCTGTCGATGGGCGGCTATGTCGCCTTCGAAATCATGCGCACGGCGCCGCAGCGGGTCGCCGCCTTGGTCCTGATGGATACCACGGCGCGGCCCGATACGCCTGAAGCCAGCGCGTTGCGCGAGGAACTGATCAAGCTCGCCGAGACCGACCTCGAGGCGGTCACCGAGCGTTTGCTGGCGCGCCTCTCGCATCCAGATCTGATGAATCAGCCGGCCGTGCGCGGCGTCATCCAGTCGATGGCCAGCGGCCTCGGCAAGGAAGTCTTCATCCGCCAGCAGCGGGCCATCATGAGTCGGCCGGACAGCCGGCCGACGCTGGCCGGCATCGCCTGTCCGACGCTGGTGATCTGCGGCCGCGAAGATCAGATCACGCCGCCGGAAATGGCTGAGGAAATCGCCGCCGGGATCAAGCACGCCGAGTTGAAGATCATCGAGCAATGCGGCCACCTGTCTACGCTCGATCAGCCGGAGCAGGTCAGCAATCTGCTGCTCGAGTGGATCAAGGCACTGAAGTAA